One part of the Halobellus ruber genome encodes these proteins:
- a CDS encoding conditioned medium-induced protein 4 yields MYVALAYPLGMDDETAELRDLFVETTGEEEVTERQTESRGSLSTDDDAVEERLTEIVGEMADRYAFDAGLPESELCRVVRAFFDPDTGDVGASSWSAEADAAVAASLSTDADGEAVFRARMDLHLVADADRDAPFPYATLRALVSDAASGDTDDPEDEPTARDTGAPDDAALAAALPGDVDPDTVRRYRQVAEADLASRRVNHRYRDAFADLLTDADLSTRLASDARRDGLEEATEDIETDVSL; encoded by the coding sequence TTGTACGTCGCCCTCGCGTATCCCCTCGGGATGGACGACGAGACGGCGGAACTCCGGGATCTCTTCGTCGAGACCACCGGCGAGGAGGAGGTGACCGAACGACAGACCGAGAGCCGGGGGTCGCTTTCGACGGACGACGACGCGGTCGAGGAGCGACTCACGGAGATCGTCGGCGAGATGGCCGACCGCTACGCGTTCGACGCCGGTCTCCCGGAGTCGGAGCTGTGCCGCGTCGTCCGGGCGTTCTTCGACCCCGACACCGGGGACGTCGGCGCGTCGTCGTGGTCCGCCGAGGCCGACGCGGCGGTGGCGGCGTCACTTTCGACGGACGCCGACGGCGAGGCGGTGTTCCGTGCGCGGATGGACCTCCATCTCGTCGCCGACGCCGACCGCGACGCGCCGTTCCCCTACGCGACGCTCCGGGCGCTCGTCTCGGATGCGGCGTCGGGGGACACCGACGACCCGGAGGACGAACCGACGGCCCGCGATACCGGCGCCCCCGACGACGCGGCGCTCGCGGCGGCGCTTCCCGGCGACGTGGATCCCGACACGGTCCGTCGGTACCGACAGGTCGCCGAAGCCGACCTCGCCTCCCGGCGGGTGAACCACCGGTACCGCGACGCCTTCGCCGACCTGCTCACCGACGCGGACCTCTCCACGCGGCTGGCATCGGACGCTCGCCGCGACGGCCTCGAAGAGGCTACTGAGGACATCGAGACCGACGTGTCGCTGTAG
- a CDS encoding XRE family transcriptional regulator, which yields MAQAPQDPSDVTDRFIQFYRKYYRNEIGTLAQKYPNEQRSLYIAYDDLSTFDMELAEDYLAKPDQMQEYAEEALRLYDLPADVKLGRAHVRLTGLPETVDIRNIRVHDDHIGRLIAVQGIVRKATDVRPKITEAAFECQRCGTMTYIPQSDSGFQEPHECQGCERQGPFHVDFDQSEFVDAQKVRVQESPEGLRGGETPQNIDVDLEDDVTGQVTAGDHVTVTGVLHIEQQTSNNEKTPIFDLYMDGVAVEIEDEEFEDMNITEEDVAEIVDLSNEPNIHEKMVDSVAPSIYGYREEKLAMILQLFSGVTKHLPDGSRIRGDLHMLLIGDPGTGKCVAGDTRVTLADGSEVPIRELVEENLDEPKPVDDGVWDTVDLEVPSMESDGSLTTQRATKVWKREAPDKLYRIRTASGTEIEVTPSHPLFVVDSGPPNAVIADDLEVGQSVAVSPMSVKNARPETATSDPAEAVADGGVSTDRIVSIEPCQPDDGWVYDLEVAGTHSYLSNNLVSHNSAMLQYIRNIAPRSVYTSGKGSSSAGLTAAAVRDDFGDGQQWTLEAGALVLADKGIAAVDELDKMRCVTGDTLVTLGDGSRSRIEALATAAEAEGAVEELPNGRTIRGVDIDVWTMTDDERLVRRPVTAVHEYDAPETLYTVTLSDGAELTATADHPFFIVEDDKRIERPAEALAPGDEVYVPIDDRPVSADGGVRPDSASTMSDTATAGSRDPVEQDVTTRTVDSVRRVASDTDARLYDLTVQGTHNFVANGMIVHNSEDRSAMHEALEQQSISVSKAGINATLKSRCSLLGAANPKYGRFDQYEPIGEQIDLEPALISRFDLIFTVTDSPDPEEDAKLADHIINTNYAGELHTQRTHVPNSEFTDEEVDAATAEVTPEIEAELLRKYIAYAKRNCYPTMTEEAKEVIRQFYVDFRAKGADEDAPVPVTARKLEALVRLSEASARLRLSDTVERDDAVRVTEIVESCLRDIGMDPETGEFDADIVETGTSKTQRDRIKDLKHLIEELEDEYDEGAPVSEVVSRAGEELGLEESKAEKEIEKLKRKGELYEPRSEYLRTT from the coding sequence ATGGCCCAGGCCCCCCAGGACCCCTCGGACGTCACCGATCGGTTCATCCAGTTCTACCGGAAGTACTACCGCAACGAGATCGGAACGCTCGCACAGAAGTACCCCAACGAACAGCGGTCGCTCTACATCGCCTACGACGACCTCTCGACGTTCGACATGGAACTCGCGGAGGACTACCTGGCGAAACCCGACCAGATGCAGGAGTACGCCGAGGAGGCGCTCCGGCTTTATGACCTCCCGGCGGACGTCAAACTCGGCCGCGCCCACGTCCGGCTCACGGGCCTGCCGGAGACGGTCGACATCCGCAACATCCGGGTCCACGACGACCACATCGGCCGGCTGATCGCGGTCCAGGGCATCGTCCGGAAGGCCACCGACGTCCGGCCGAAGATCACCGAGGCAGCCTTCGAGTGCCAGCGGTGCGGGACGATGACCTACATCCCCCAGAGCGACAGCGGGTTCCAGGAACCCCACGAGTGTCAGGGGTGTGAACGCCAGGGGCCGTTCCACGTCGACTTCGATCAATCCGAGTTCGTCGACGCCCAGAAGGTGCGGGTCCAGGAGAGCCCCGAGGGCCTGCGGGGCGGCGAGACGCCGCAGAACATCGATGTCGACCTCGAAGACGACGTGACCGGTCAGGTCACCGCCGGCGATCACGTGACCGTCACGGGCGTGCTCCACATCGAACAGCAGACCTCGAACAACGAGAAAACCCCTATCTTCGACCTCTATATGGACGGCGTCGCCGTCGAGATCGAGGACGAGGAGTTCGAGGATATGAACATCACCGAGGAGGACGTCGCCGAGATCGTCGACCTCTCGAACGAACCCAACATCCACGAGAAGATGGTTGACTCGGTCGCGCCGTCGATCTACGGCTACCGCGAGGAGAAACTCGCGATGATCCTCCAGCTGTTTTCGGGCGTGACGAAACACCTCCCCGACGGCTCGCGGATCCGGGGGGACCTGCATATGCTTTTGATCGGGGATCCGGGGACGGGGAAGTGTGTTGCAGGCGACACGCGCGTCACGCTCGCGGACGGATCGGAGGTTCCAATCCGCGAGTTGGTCGAAGAAAATCTGGACGAGCCGAAACCGGTTGATGACGGGGTGTGGGACACCGTCGATCTCGAAGTCCCGTCGATGGAATCCGACGGATCACTTACCACACAACGGGCGACGAAGGTCTGGAAGCGCGAAGCGCCTGACAAACTGTACCGGATCCGGACTGCAAGCGGAACGGAAATTGAGGTTACGCCGTCGCACCCGCTGTTCGTCGTCGACAGCGGGCCACCGAATGCGGTCATCGCTGACGATCTCGAAGTCGGTCAGTCGGTCGCTGTCTCTCCGATGTCGGTCAAGAACGCGCGACCCGAAACCGCAACTTCCGACCCAGCGGAAGCCGTCGCCGACGGCGGCGTATCCACGGACCGAATCGTGTCCATCGAGCCGTGTCAGCCGGACGACGGGTGGGTGTACGACCTCGAAGTCGCTGGAACGCATTCGTATCTATCGAACAACCTCGTGTCCCACAACTCCGCGATGTTGCAGTACATCCGGAACATCGCCCCGAGATCGGTGTATACGTCCGGTAAAGGGTCGAGTTCGGCCGGTCTGACCGCAGCAGCTGTAAGGGATGACTTCGGCGACGGACAGCAGTGGACGCTCGAAGCCGGGGCCCTGGTGCTCGCAGACAAAGGAATCGCGGCCGTCGATGAGCTGGATAAGATGCGATGCGTAACGGGCGATACGCTCGTGACCCTCGGTGACGGGAGCAGGTCCCGAATCGAGGCGCTGGCAACTGCGGCCGAAGCCGAGGGAGCGGTCGAGGAGCTACCGAACGGCCGGACCATCCGCGGTGTCGACATCGACGTGTGGACGATGACGGACGACGAGCGGCTCGTCCGACGACCAGTCACGGCGGTTCACGAGTACGACGCCCCGGAGACGCTCTACACGGTCACCCTATCCGACGGTGCGGAGCTCACCGCCACAGCGGATCATCCGTTCTTCATTGTCGAAGACGACAAGCGGATTGAACGCCCCGCGGAGGCGCTTGCACCCGGCGACGAAGTGTACGTCCCGATCGACGATCGACCGGTATCGGCGGATGGCGGTGTCCGTCCGGACAGTGCTTCCACGATGAGTGACACGGCCACCGCAGGATCCCGCGATCCTGTTGAACAGGACGTTACGACGAGAACTGTCGATAGCGTTCGACGTGTCGCATCCGACACCGACGCACGCTTGTACGACCTCACCGTCCAAGGCACACACAATTTCGTCGCGAACGGGATGATCGTCCACAACTCCGAGGACCGCAGCGCGATGCACGAAGCACTAGAGCAGCAGTCCATTTCGGTATCCAAGGCCGGCATCAACGCCACCCTCAAATCACGCTGTTCGCTGCTCGGCGCCGCAAATCCGAAATACGGCCGGTTCGACCAGTACGAGCCGATCGGCGAGCAGATCGACCTCGAACCCGCCCTGATCTCCCGGTTCGACCTGATCTTCACCGTCACCGACTCCCCCGATCCGGAGGAAGACGCAAAGCTCGCAGATCACATCATCAACACCAACTACGCGGGCGAACTCCACACCCAGCGGACCCACGTCCCGAACTCGGAGTTCACCGACGAGGAGGTCGACGCCGCGACCGCCGAGGTCACCCCCGAGATCGAGGCCGAACTCCTCCGGAAGTACATCGCGTACGCAAAGCGGAACTGCTACCCGACGATGACCGAGGAGGCGAAGGAGGTCATCCGCCAGTTCTACGTCGACTTCCGCGCGAAGGGTGCCGACGAGGACGCGCCCGTGCCGGTGACCGCACGGAAGCTCGAAGCGCTCGTGCGGCTCTCGGAGGCGTCCGCACGCCTCCGGCTCTCCGATACGGTCGAACGCGACGACGCCGTCCGCGTCACCGAGATCGTGGAGTCGTGTCTCCGCGACATCGGGATGGACCCCGAGACCGGCGAGTTCGACGCCGACATCGTGGAGACGGGTACCTCGAAGACCCAACGGGACCGGATCAAGGACCTCAAACACCTGATCGAGGAGCTCGAAGACGAGTACGACGAGGGCGCACCCGTCTCGGAGGTCGTCTCCCGGGCGGGCGAGGAACTGGGGCTCGAGGAGTCGAAGGCCGAAAAGGAGATCGAGAAGCTCAAGCGGAAGGGTGAGCTGTACGAGCCACGAAGCGAGTACCTCCGGACGACGTAG
- a CDS encoding DUF7854 family protein, whose translation MDRISALRNIEEALREFEAGEADLEATEKRVIGVLRTYATDFEGDEEGLRAYQAVGAGRADGLVVVADSESAARERIADLLDEPVAEIDVDISPV comes from the coding sequence ATGGACCGGATCTCCGCACTCAGAAACATCGAGGAGGCACTCCGGGAGTTCGAGGCCGGGGAGGCGGATCTGGAGGCGACCGAAAAGCGCGTGATCGGCGTCTTACGTACCTACGCAACCGACTTCGAGGGCGACGAGGAGGGGCTGAGAGCGTATCAGGCGGTCGGAGCGGGGCGGGCCGACGGCCTCGTCGTCGTCGCCGACAGCGAGTCGGCGGCCCGCGAGCGGATCGCCGACCTCCTCGACGAGCCGGTCGCCGAGATCGACGTCGATATCTCGCCGGTGTAG
- a CDS encoding DUF7855 family protein translates to MLLVVTYSRRARETLRNACRSHEGTVVRRFGRAALLRETEYGAFLACRLRERHAGDVQVQRTEPFNEFADVPDAVREAAVAYARRDSPHTPYDRFAADTDHPDASEMRGSEL, encoded by the coding sequence GTGTTGTTGGTGGTGACCTACTCGCGCCGAGCGCGCGAGACGCTGCGGAACGCGTGTCGCTCCCACGAGGGGACCGTCGTCCGCCGGTTCGGCCGCGCCGCGCTCCTGCGGGAGACCGAGTACGGGGCGTTCCTTGCGTGTCGGCTCCGGGAGCGCCACGCGGGCGATGTACAGGTCCAGCGGACCGAGCCGTTCAACGAGTTCGCCGACGTGCCCGACGCCGTCCGCGAGGCGGCCGTCGCCTACGCCCGGCGTGACTCCCCACATACCCCGTACGACCGGTTCGCCGCCGATACTGATCACCCCGACGCGAGCGAGATGCGCGGCAGCGAGCTGTGA
- a CDS encoding DUF7856 family protein — MTGGTVRLRLPDGAEFEGPIVDLRGVDADVSPAAILAAIRAGCPTRPDRPTVYAPPPTRVHTHVCRLSPEIPLDRRAALAAVGAARGVETTSDADLAAAKRSLRDLSVPTVDDAELRAARRRAAEAGSETERLRERVATLRGRVAARRVDGDDDAVAEAETALSEATRELSEASTEEVAATQRLATLERRADRSRDAREKRLRLEDRIANRRRARRAAHADAVEPDFRDARGRIGSALGGRFGTCGDDAGTPLRDALAVAAVAPIRAPVVVDPDVVSALGGPEATFERLDAPLVIR, encoded by the coding sequence GTGACCGGCGGCACAGTACGGCTCCGGCTCCCCGACGGGGCCGAGTTCGAGGGTCCGATCGTCGACCTCCGCGGCGTCGACGCCGACGTTTCACCGGCAGCGATCCTGGCTGCGATCCGCGCCGGCTGCCCGACGCGACCCGATCGGCCGACCGTCTACGCCCCGCCGCCGACCCGCGTCCACACCCACGTCTGCCGCCTCTCGCCCGAAATCCCCCTCGACCGGCGGGCCGCCCTCGCCGCGGTCGGTGCGGCACGCGGCGTCGAAACCACCTCCGACGCCGACCTGGCTGCCGCAAAGCGATCGCTCCGTGACCTGTCGGTGCCGACGGTCGACGACGCCGAACTGCGGGCGGCCCGTCGCCGCGCCGCCGAGGCGGGGTCGGAGACCGAACGGCTCAGAGAGCGGGTCGCGACCCTCCGGGGCAGGGTGGCCGCCCGGCGCGTCGACGGGGACGACGACGCGGTCGCCGAGGCGGAGACAGCGCTGTCAGAGGCCACCCGTGAGTTGTCCGAAGCGTCGACCGAGGAGGTCGCCGCGACACAGCGGCTGGCCACTCTCGAACGGCGGGCCGACCGGTCGCGGGACGCCCGAGAGAAGCGGCTCCGGCTCGAGGACCGGATCGCGAACCGCCGCCGCGCCCGCAGAGCCGCCCACGCCGACGCCGTCGAACCCGACTTCCGCGACGCCCGCGGCCGGATCGGGTCGGCGCTCGGCGGACGGTTCGGAACGTGCGGCGACGACGCCGGGACGCCGCTCCGAGACGCGCTCGCGGTCGCGGCCGTCGCCCCGATCCGGGCCCCTGTCGTCGTCGATCCCGACGTCGTCTCCGCCCTGGGCGGCCCAGAGGCGACGTTCGAGCGGCTCGACGCGCCGCTCGTGATCCGGTGA
- a CDS encoding DUF7857 domain-containing protein, with translation MSPDPPDAPTDATASRPVRADVTTNGAVGVVFVAVTLRNGTAADVRVRVENDLNGPVLPPRQAGVPAAGWDEDGFTGVVPADATVGIGYACPTADGGSAPRADPDSDAQPASDPISLDVLGPADDVDPSATDRVADAVRTLGRATPPADVVPATAASDADGRAAEYPCRCGGGADVPDVPAPIAEWLDAAERRVQRAERLTDATADEAAAVLEGCGGVDGVATLPADLERDLASLRAVGDRIEALAARAADTDPDPVVSSLVGRAAADRFESEACRTNGTAGPRSEGTR, from the coding sequence GTGTCCCCCGACCCACCCGACGCGCCGACCGACGCGACGGCATCCCGGCCGGTACGCGCCGATGTCACGACGAACGGCGCGGTCGGCGTCGTGTTCGTCGCGGTCACCCTACGCAACGGGACTGCCGCCGACGTCCGTGTCCGCGTCGAGAACGACCTCAACGGCCCCGTACTCCCGCCGCGGCAGGCGGGTGTGCCGGCGGCCGGGTGGGACGAGGACGGCTTCACCGGGGTGGTCCCCGCCGACGCGACGGTCGGGATCGGCTACGCGTGTCCGACTGCGGACGGCGGGAGCGCCCCGCGTGCGGATCCGGATTCGGACGCACAGCCGGCCTCGGATCCCATCTCTCTCGACGTCCTCGGCCCGGCCGACGACGTCGATCCGTCCGCCACCGACCGGGTCGCGGACGCGGTCCGGACGCTCGGTCGGGCGACCCCGCCGGCGGACGTGGTTCCGGCGACCGCGGCGAGTGACGCCGACGGCCGGGCGGCCGAGTATCCCTGCCGATGCGGTGGGGGCGCCGACGTTCCCGACGTCCCGGCTCCGATCGCCGAATGGCTCGACGCAGCCGAACGGCGGGTCCAGCGCGCGGAACGGCTCACCGACGCAACCGCCGACGAGGCGGCGGCAGTCCTGGAGGGCTGCGGCGGCGTCGACGGGGTCGCAACGCTGCCGGCGGATCTGGAGCGGGACCTCGCGTCGCTCCGGGCGGTCGGGGACCGTATCGAGGCGCTCGCCGCGCGTGCGGCCGACACGGACCCGGACCCGGTGGTCTCGTCGCTCGTCGGGAGGGCCGCAGCGGACCGCTTCGAGTCCGAGGCGTGTCGCACGAACGGGACGGCCGGCCCCCGCTCGGAGGGAACGCGGTGA
- a CDS encoding nucleotide-binding protein: MILAVTGGKGGVGKSTLSVELGAALDATVVDADLGMADLPTGPGPDLHDVLAGRADPIEAVREGCGPVRLLPCGRSLSGARAADVRALDGALRDVEGAYGDVVVDCPAGLRADAGVPLAVADACVTVASPRRYALADAVRSRALARELDAGLVAAVINRVVDDAPVDTFEEALGAPAVVVPADPRVERTLDSLRPVVRTAPSTRAAEAIGTVADAVRRTRRV, from the coding sequence GTGATCCTCGCGGTCACCGGCGGGAAGGGCGGGGTCGGGAAGTCGACCCTGTCGGTCGAACTCGGGGCGGCACTGGACGCCACCGTCGTCGACGCCGACCTGGGGATGGCCGACCTTCCGACCGGTCCAGGCCCGGACCTCCACGACGTGCTGGCGGGGCGTGCGGATCCGATCGAGGCGGTCCGCGAGGGGTGCGGGCCGGTCCGACTCCTCCCGTGTGGCCGGTCGCTCTCGGGGGCCCGGGCCGCCGACGTGCGGGCGCTCGACGGTGCACTCCGGGACGTCGAAGGGGCGTACGGCGACGTCGTGGTCGACTGTCCGGCGGGGCTGCGGGCCGACGCCGGTGTCCCACTCGCAGTCGCGGACGCCTGTGTGACGGTGGCGTCGCCGCGGCGGTACGCGCTGGCCGACGCCGTCCGGTCGCGGGCGCTCGCACGGGAACTCGACGCCGGCCTCGTCGCGGCCGTCATCAACCGGGTCGTCGACGACGCCCCAGTGGACACCTTCGAGGAGGCACTGGGGGCACCCGCGGTCGTTGTCCCCGCCGATCCCCGGGTGGAACGGACGCTCGACTCCCTGCGGCCCGTCGTCCGTACGGCGCCGTCGACCCGGGCGGCGGAGGCGATCGGCACCGTCGCGGACGCGGTCCGTCGGACCAGGCGGGTGTGA
- a CDS encoding amidohydrolase yields MASETLLVAGGRVLRPDMRVTEADVLVDRDAGRIKAIDADRSADRDPDVRLDATDGLVVPGLVNAHTHVAMTLLRGYADDKPLDAWLREDIWPAEAALTPADVRAGAELGILEMIRSGTTAFADMYFHVPEVVAAVEKAGVRARVGHGAVTVGKDDPDARDDVEESIAVAREYDGAADGRVRTAVMPHSLTTVSEPLLREAAAAARDEGIPVHFHANETEDEVEPIVAERSTRPLSYADDVGILSARDFLAHAVHVDDSEIDKLSESGAAVVHCPASNMKLASGIAPVQRLLDAGVTVALGTDGAASNNDLDLFGELRDAAMVGKLAADDAAAVPAAAAVRMATQGGADALSLPGGRVEVGAAADLAIVDLDAPHLTPQHDLVSHLAYAARGSDVRHTVCDGRVLMRDREVLTLDAERVVGMARERAADLASRTA; encoded by the coding sequence ATGGCCTCCGAGACGCTCCTCGTCGCCGGCGGGCGGGTTCTCCGCCCGGATATGCGGGTGACCGAAGCGGACGTGCTCGTCGACCGCGATGCCGGCCGCATCAAGGCGATCGACGCGGACCGTTCGGCCGACCGCGACCCCGATGTCCGGCTGGACGCAACGGACGGACTCGTCGTCCCCGGGCTGGTGAACGCCCACACCCACGTGGCGATGACGCTGCTCCGGGGGTACGCCGACGACAAGCCGCTCGACGCGTGGCTCCGCGAGGACATCTGGCCGGCCGAGGCCGCACTCACCCCGGCGGACGTCCGCGCGGGCGCGGAACTCGGCATCCTCGAGATGATACGGTCGGGCACCACCGCGTTCGCGGACATGTACTTCCACGTCCCGGAGGTCGTCGCCGCGGTGGAGAAAGCAGGGGTCCGCGCCCGGGTCGGTCACGGCGCGGTCACCGTCGGGAAGGACGACCCCGACGCCCGCGACGACGTCGAGGAGAGCATCGCGGTGGCACGCGAGTACGACGGCGCGGCCGACGGCCGGGTTCGAACCGCGGTGATGCCCCACTCGTTGACGACCGTCTCGGAGCCGTTGCTGCGGGAGGCGGCCGCGGCGGCCCGCGACGAGGGGATCCCGGTCCACTTCCACGCCAACGAGACCGAAGACGAGGTCGAGCCGATCGTCGCGGAGCGGTCGACCCGGCCGCTTTCGTACGCCGACGACGTGGGGATCCTCTCCGCACGGGATTTCCTCGCTCACGCCGTCCACGTGGACGACAGCGAGATCGACAAGCTATCGGAATCCGGCGCCGCGGTCGTCCACTGCCCGGCGTCGAACATGAAGCTCGCCTCCGGGATCGCACCCGTACAGAGACTGCTCGATGCGGGCGTGACGGTGGCGCTCGGCACCGACGGGGCGGCGTCGAACAACGACCTCGACCTCTTCGGCGAGCTGCGCGACGCCGCGATGGTGGGAAAGCTTGCCGCCGACGACGCCGCGGCGGTTCCCGCGGCGGCGGCGGTCCGGATGGCGACGCAGGGTGGCGCCGACGCCCTGTCGCTGCCGGGCGGCCGGGTGGAGGTCGGTGCGGCCGCGGATCTCGCGATCGTCGACCTCGACGCGCCGCATCTCACCCCTCAGCACGACCTCGTGAGCCACCTCGCGTACGCCGCCCGCGGCTCCGACGTCCGGCATACGGTGTGCGACGGCCGGGTGCTGATGCGCGACCGCGAGGTGCTGACCCTCGACGCGGAGCGGGTTGTGGGGATGGCTCGGGAACGCGCAGCCGACCTGGCGTCGCGGACGGCGTAG
- the eif1A gene encoding translation initiation factor eIF-1A, with protein MSDDGNEARRDLRMPDDDEVFAVVTNMLGANRVTVRCADGVERTARIPGRMQKRIWIREDDVVLVEPWDWQDEKGDITWRYEKAEADQLREEGHIQ; from the coding sequence ATGAGCGACGACGGAAACGAGGCGCGACGTGACCTCCGGATGCCCGACGACGACGAGGTGTTCGCCGTCGTCACCAACATGCTCGGAGCGAACCGCGTGACGGTGCGGTGTGCCGACGGCGTCGAGCGCACCGCCCGGATCCCCGGCCGGATGCAGAAGCGCATCTGGATCCGCGAGGACGACGTCGTGTTGGTCGAGCCCTGGGACTGGCAGGACGAGAAGGGCGACATCACCTGGCGCTACGAGAAGGCCGAAGCCGACCAGCTCCGCGAGGAAGGACACATTCAGTGA
- the rio1 gene encoding serine/threonine-protein kinase Rio1 produces the protein MTDEEEFGFLAPEEADAPGDEWEEIDVSDTEADRIARRRDREFSEFRKRLTDADQFKVEQSVFDDATFAAIYKLVQDGHVDAFGGPISTGKEANVYEALGSDDGVDHDVAIKIYRINASNFQQMREYLEGDPRFEGIGSDKKKVVLAWTQKEFANLRRAEQAGVRVPRPIAVERNVLVMELVGLVEDRARRLAEVDVENPETAFEVVREYMCRLYAAGLVHGDLSEYNMIIHDGELVVIDLGQAVTVHHPNADEFLRRDCHNVAAFFGRQGLDTDESSLYEFVTAVEPEPGGTPDGPDVPE, from the coding sequence GTGACGGACGAAGAGGAGTTCGGCTTTTTGGCGCCCGAGGAGGCCGACGCCCCCGGCGACGAGTGGGAGGAGATCGACGTTTCCGACACCGAAGCCGATCGGATCGCGCGGCGCCGGGATCGGGAGTTCAGCGAGTTCCGGAAGCGGCTGACCGACGCCGACCAGTTCAAAGTCGAGCAGTCGGTCTTCGACGACGCCACGTTTGCGGCCATCTACAAGCTCGTCCAGGACGGCCACGTCGACGCCTTCGGCGGGCCGATCTCGACCGGCAAGGAGGCCAACGTCTACGAGGCGCTCGGAAGCGACGACGGGGTCGACCACGATGTCGCGATCAAGATCTACCGGATCAACGCGTCGAACTTCCAGCAGATGCGGGAGTACCTCGAGGGCGACCCCCGCTTCGAGGGGATCGGCAGCGACAAGAAGAAAGTCGTCCTGGCGTGGACCCAAAAGGAGTTCGCGAACCTCCGACGCGCCGAGCAAGCGGGCGTCCGCGTCCCGCGGCCGATCGCGGTCGAGCGCAACGTCCTCGTGATGGAACTCGTCGGCCTCGTCGAGGACCGGGCCCGCCGGCTGGCGGAGGTCGACGTCGAGAACCCCGAGACCGCCTTCGAGGTCGTCAGGGAGTATATGTGCCGGCTCTACGCCGCTGGTCTGGTTCACGGCGACCTCTCGGAGTACAACATGATCATCCACGACGGCGAACTCGTCGTGATCGACCTCGGCCAGGCGGTGACGGTGCATCACCCCAACGCCGACGAGTTCCTCCGGCGGGACTGCCACAACGTCGCTGCCTTCTTCGGCCGTCAGGGGCTCGACACCGACGAGTCGTCGCTCTACGAGTTCGTGACCGCGGTCGAGCCCGAGCCCGGGGGCACGCCCGACGGGCCCGACGTCCCGGAGTGA
- a CDS encoding SaoD/DsrE family protein, with translation MKVAYVFSTAGQTIDYVLGEMILPQLEADCHGVDVAGMFFLHDNAFVLREGDPLGERLVDVADEKEILLMLCDRCAEKRGLAEQVGTDDSGRERYEPRNTFEDVTVGCFPDLYGALGGIGVDHIVTL, from the coding sequence ATGAAAGTCGCGTACGTGTTCAGCACTGCGGGCCAGACCATCGACTACGTCTTAGGCGAGATGATCCTCCCGCAACTGGAGGCCGACTGCCACGGCGTCGACGTCGCCGGGATGTTCTTCCTCCACGACAACGCCTTCGTGCTCCGCGAGGGCGACCCCCTCGGCGAGCGGCTGGTCGACGTCGCCGACGAGAAGGAGATCCTGCTGATGCTGTGTGACCGGTGTGCGGAGAAACGCGGCCTCGCCGAACAGGTCGGCACCGACGACAGCGGCCGCGAGCGCTACGAGCCGCGGAACACCTTCGAGGACGTGACCGTCGGGTGTTTCCCCGACCTCTACGGCGCTCTGGGCGGGATCGGCGTCGACCACATCGTCACCCTCTAA
- a CDS encoding DUF3592 domain-containing protein produces the protein MSKLSLISITLGVMLLGAAGYMAYSQQQSLSSGVQIEATVESKDITYSSDNGGRYTPHVTYSYTYNGTQYTSDNIRPGIGTKTSNTRTAAEDRIDQYNVGETTTAYVVRGSPSKSYLKKESNPLPVMTNPLPAIIGVLGLAFVGLPVYKSAAS, from the coding sequence GTGTCGAAGCTGTCTCTGATAAGTATAACACTGGGGGTTATGCTGCTCGGAGCTGCTGGATACATGGCATACTCCCAACAGCAAAGCCTCTCATCCGGAGTACAGATTGAAGCCACCGTAGAGAGCAAAGATATCACCTATTCCTCGGACAACGGAGGTAGGTACACACCCCACGTTACGTACAGCTACACGTACAACGGAACCCAGTACACTTCCGACAACATCAGACCGGGAATAGGAACAAAAACGTCCAACACAAGGACTGCCGCCGAAGACAGAATCGACCAGTACAATGTCGGGGAGACGACCACGGCCTACGTTGTGCGAGGCTCGCCCTCGAAATCGTATCTCAAAAAGGAGAGTAACCCGCTGCCAGTTATGACTAACCCTCTGCCCGCTATAATCGGCGTTTTAGGCTTGGCTTTTGTCGGATTACCGGTCTACAAATCCGCGGCTTCTTGA